A section of the Sphaerobacter thermophilus DSM 20745 genome encodes:
- a CDS encoding anti-sigma factor domain-containing protein, producing MSEHEDHHDAIAELIPAYVLGALEPDEIEAVELHLLECPRCRAEVDEQRQVTALLPYLAEPRSVPVRARRELLARIDAAPVPIATRRRLPGPLARLGWVAAVAAVLVAAVLGINSLRMQEQVKQKDMELTAAQESQRAVARFVGSPRGFVTALESTGVAPGAEGGVILDPTRNAALLMVDGLPKPSPGQAYVVWMVRGSQHFNVGVLPVGNDGRATLYISPPDALASYDGIVVTEESGPLAANPRGVRMMTARVGQ from the coding sequence ATGAGTGAGCACGAGGACCACCACGACGCGATAGCGGAGCTGATTCCGGCCTACGTGCTCGGTGCGTTGGAACCGGATGAGATCGAGGCGGTCGAGCTGCACCTCCTCGAGTGCCCGCGGTGCCGTGCGGAGGTCGACGAGCAGCGCCAGGTCACCGCGCTGCTGCCCTACCTGGCCGAGCCTCGGTCGGTGCCCGTGCGTGCCCGGCGCGAGCTGCTGGCGCGGATCGACGCTGCGCCGGTCCCGATCGCCACGCGGCGGCGCCTGCCCGGCCCGCTGGCGCGCCTCGGCTGGGTGGCGGCTGTCGCCGCAGTGCTGGTGGCTGCGGTGCTGGGGATCAACAGCCTGCGGATGCAGGAGCAGGTGAAGCAGAAGGATATGGAACTGACGGCGGCCCAGGAGAGCCAGCGCGCCGTGGCGCGCTTCGTCGGCTCACCACGGGGCTTCGTCACCGCGCTGGAGAGCACCGGCGTCGCCCCCGGCGCTGAGGGCGGTGTGATCCTCGACCCGACCCGCAATGCCGCCCTGCTGATGGTGGACGGGCTGCCGAAGCCGTCGCCGGGGCAGGCCTATGTCGTCTGGATGGTGCGCGGCAGCCAGCACTTCAACGTCGGTGTCCTCCCGGTCGGCAACGACGGCCGCGCGACCCTCTACATCTCCCCGCCCGACGCGCTGGCCAGCTACGACGGGATCGTCGTCACTGAGGAGTCCGGCCCGCTCGCCGCCAACCCCCGCGGCGTGCGCATGATGACCGCACGCGTCGGCCAGTAG
- a CDS encoding cytochrome c oxidase assembly protein produces MVIPLLHVASGANPDEWYLAWHADPLLTLLLGGSAAGYLLAYRAAALAGRRVPPRWQVLAYLGGLVSLAVALMGPPDHFNGVLFSVHMVQHLILMLVAAPLLVLGRPVQVLLRGLRPHHSRALMGITARHPGLRGLLGMVVHPMTVFLLYNGSFLFWHLPGPYQAAVRDELIHDLEHVAFFGTALLFWWVLIDPVPRHYRLSTTAAALLLFATWMAGDLICATITLSRNLIYPVYAETEPPWGLTPLGDQRLGGAIMWASAGLYYAVVLIGLLAAPYLRTRPANHAGQHA; encoded by the coding sequence GTGGTCATCCCCCTGCTCCATGTGGCCAGTGGCGCGAACCCGGACGAGTGGTATCTGGCCTGGCATGCCGATCCGCTCCTCACCTTGCTGCTCGGCGGCTCCGCGGCCGGGTACCTGCTCGCCTACCGGGCGGCCGCCCTGGCCGGCCGGCGGGTGCCGCCCCGTTGGCAGGTCCTCGCCTACCTTGGTGGGCTGGTGAGTCTGGCGGTGGCGCTCATGGGCCCGCCGGACCACTTCAACGGCGTGCTCTTCTCGGTCCACATGGTCCAGCACCTGATCCTCATGCTGGTCGCCGCGCCGTTGCTGGTGTTGGGCCGGCCGGTGCAGGTTCTCCTGCGAGGCCTGCGCCCCCACCACAGCCGCGCGCTGATGGGGATCACCGCCCGGCACCCCGGGCTGCGCGGGCTGCTCGGTATGGTCGTCCACCCGATGACCGTGTTCCTCCTCTATAATGGGAGCTTCCTGTTTTGGCACCTCCCGGGGCCCTATCAGGCCGCCGTGCGCGACGAGCTCATCCACGATCTGGAGCATGTCGCCTTCTTCGGCACGGCGCTCCTCTTCTGGTGGGTGCTGATCGATCCGGTCCCGCGGCACTATCGCCTGTCCACGACCGCGGCCGCGCTGCTGCTGTTCGCGACCTGGATGGCCGGGGACCTTATCTGCGCCACGATTACCCTGTCGCGCAACCTCATTTATCCGGTCTACGCCGAGACGGAGCCGCCCTGGGGCCTGACCCCGCTCGGCGACCAGCGGCTTGGGGGCGCGATCATGTGGGCCAGCGCGGGACTCTACTACGCGGTGGTCCTGATCGGTCTCCTCGCCGCGCCGTACCTCCGAACGCGCCCGGCGAACCACGCCGGCCAGCACGCCTGA
- a CDS encoding TadE/TadG family type IV pilus assembly protein: MHSHRPGRRYTAGQAIVEFAIAGIVFFLIVFGTVDFGRAIFMYSELTNAVREGARYAQIHPTQTAGIKDVVVNKSPGLGIRAADVTVSCSPAGCQPGGTVQVTARMHFQAVTQSLLGIRPLTLQASAENVIE, encoded by the coding sequence ATGCACAGCCATCGGCCAGGGCGGCGATACACAGCAGGACAGGCGATCGTCGAGTTCGCGATCGCCGGTATCGTGTTCTTCCTGATCGTGTTCGGCACGGTTGACTTCGGTCGGGCGATCTTCATGTACTCGGAGTTGACCAACGCCGTCCGCGAAGGCGCACGCTACGCCCAGATACACCCGACCCAGACCGCGGGAATCAAGGACGTGGTCGTGAACAAGTCGCCGGGTCTCGGTATCCGCGCCGCGGATGTCACGGTCAGTTGTTCCCCGGCCGGGTGCCAGCCCGGCGGGACGGTACAGGTCACGGCCAGGATGCACTTCCAGGCGGTTACCCAGAGCCTGCTGGGCATCCGGCCGCTTACCCTCCAGGCATCGGCAGAGAACGTGATCGAGTGA
- a CDS encoding pilus assembly protein TadG-related protein, whose protein sequence is MMWETMRRWLWHARARGQVLVLFAVALVGMIGMTGLAIDLGYTFSQKRAIQNAADAGALAGAQYLTKSTPDTRYPVRNEVAQVVAQNGFGGATPQLVSCQYVDASDNLLGDCSQEPPDEATGVEVRVRETHRTFFIQIVPGAPDTASTEAMARARVFKVTNAPGDAPFVVCGYDTELAGGGTFSILKPGTNEIDPAAIGKTFRIHAPQGISRCGTGNAFKGLVGDNDEENIPIPGIWEGTPGTRASIRIKVPGLRGCRPGSSVNDCILLLPIADSGEGNGSHIKFHVVAVAAFWIQECHANCHEGTLIGPYVIGPGDGWLPDPGDSWQLGDNGLLMIRLVA, encoded by the coding sequence ATGATGTGGGAAACGATGCGCCGTTGGTTGTGGCACGCCCGAGCGCGCGGGCAGGTACTCGTCCTCTTCGCCGTGGCGTTGGTGGGGATGATCGGGATGACAGGCCTCGCCATCGACCTCGGCTACACGTTCTCCCAGAAGCGGGCGATCCAGAACGCAGCCGACGCCGGCGCATTGGCCGGCGCGCAGTACCTGACCAAGTCGACCCCGGACACCCGTTACCCGGTCCGAAACGAGGTCGCCCAGGTCGTGGCCCAGAACGGCTTCGGCGGCGCAACACCCCAGTTGGTGTCGTGCCAGTACGTCGACGCGTCGGACAATCTCTTGGGGGACTGCAGCCAGGAGCCGCCGGACGAGGCGACGGGTGTGGAGGTTCGGGTCCGAGAGACCCACCGGACCTTCTTCATCCAGATCGTCCCCGGTGCGCCCGACACCGCCTCAACCGAGGCGATGGCGCGGGCACGGGTCTTCAAGGTGACCAATGCTCCAGGCGATGCGCCGTTTGTCGTCTGCGGGTACGATACCGAGCTGGCCGGTGGCGGGACGTTCTCGATCCTGAAGCCAGGAACGAACGAGATCGATCCGGCGGCGATCGGCAAGACGTTCCGGATTCACGCCCCGCAAGGCATCTCCCGCTGTGGGACGGGCAACGCGTTCAAGGGTCTCGTCGGGGACAACGACGAGGAAAACATCCCGATCCCCGGAATCTGGGAGGGCACCCCGGGTACGCGCGCCAGCATTCGCATCAAGGTGCCTGGCCTTCGGGGATGCCGGCCGGGCTCATCGGTCAACGACTGTATCCTGCTCCTGCCGATTGCGGACTCAGGAGAAGGCAACGGGTCGCACATCAAATTCCATGTGGTCGCCGTCGCGGCCTTCTGGATCCAGGAGTGCCACGCGAACTGTCATGAGGGCACGCTCATCGGGCCATACGTCATCGGCCCCGGTGACGGTTGGCTGCCCGACCCGGGCGATAGCTGGCAACTGGGCGACAACGGCCTGCTCATGATCCGGCTCGTCGCCTGA
- a CDS encoding peroxiredoxin family protein, translated as MPLETGARAPEFTLKDAAEGREHSLAEALKAGPVLISIYKSSCQASKTIFPFLERIYQQYPKDRLTVWGIAQDSPNVTRSFARRYGVTFPLLVDQDDYATSRAYDIMATPSVFLINQQGEIVWQGMGFQKPAMDDLSAEVAKLLGVEPVDITSGTDDVPPWVPG; from the coding sequence ATGCCACTGGAGACCGGCGCCAGAGCGCCCGAGTTCACGCTCAAGGACGCCGCTGAAGGGCGAGAGCACAGCCTGGCCGAGGCTCTCAAGGCCGGTCCGGTCCTGATCAGCATCTACAAGTCGTCTTGCCAGGCGAGCAAGACGATCTTCCCCTTCCTGGAGCGGATCTACCAGCAGTACCCCAAGGATCGTCTCACTGTCTGGGGAATCGCGCAGGACTCGCCGAACGTCACGCGCTCGTTCGCGCGCCGCTACGGGGTGACCTTCCCGCTCCTGGTCGATCAGGACGACTACGCGACCTCGCGCGCGTACGACATCATGGCCACGCCGTCGGTATTCCTCATCAACCAGCAGGGCGAGATCGTCTGGCAGGGGATGGGGTTCCAGAAACCGGCGATGGACGACCTGAGCGCCGAGGTGGCCAAGCTGCTCGGCGTCGAGCCGGTGGACATCACGTCCGGCACCGACGACGTGCCCCCCTGGGTGCCTGGCTGA
- a CDS encoding TadE/TadG family type IV pilus assembly protein, with product MMRVWANKHTTPRWRTPGQSLVELAIALPLLLLLLLGTIDLGRMFVDYVQMRNAAFRGVRYGMTAPDDTNGIRQRVHAHGVPADTAVTVTCRPVACSQVQLGQDDATITVSATRTFRPVTTSFLQSFFGLGPVNLRAQATARIAT from the coding sequence ATGATGCGCGTCTGGGCCAACAAGCACACAACGCCACGCTGGAGAACCCCAGGCCAGAGTCTGGTGGAGTTGGCCATTGCGCTGCCGCTCTTGCTGCTCCTGCTGCTCGGCACGATCGACCTGGGCCGGATGTTTGTTGACTACGTCCAGATGCGTAACGCAGCCTTTCGCGGGGTCCGCTACGGGATGACGGCTCCGGACGATACCAACGGGATACGACAGCGCGTGCACGCCCACGGTGTGCCGGCGGACACGGCGGTGACGGTCACCTGTCGCCCGGTGGCCTGTAGCCAGGTTCAACTGGGCCAGGACGACGCGACGATCACGGTTTCGGCAACCCGCACGTTCAGGCCGGTCACCACTAGTTTCCTTCAGAGCTTTTTCGGGCTCGGACCCGTGAACCTACGGGCTCAGGCGACGGCGAGGATAGCGACATGA
- a CDS encoding cytochrome, whose protein sequence is MAGRFSPLAKPQGTWWSPLGRDERLWVAIAAIWGLGMFLMIAFIWPAIGNEQNEIQSYRIDPAEFHRLTMEFTEAHQIGEMDGVPVVAPPPGSDIYLEGQQFAWRPVVQLKRGEQYRFLISSRDVQHGFSLVMERHSVNFQVLPGFVTAIRLTPEQVGEFAVVCNEFCGAGHHLMTGRIIVTD, encoded by the coding sequence ATGGCTGGCAGGTTCAGCCCGCTGGCGAAGCCCCAGGGGACGTGGTGGAGCCCGCTGGGCCGCGACGAGCGGCTCTGGGTGGCGATCGCTGCCATCTGGGGCCTGGGCATGTTCCTGATGATCGCGTTCATCTGGCCGGCGATCGGCAACGAGCAGAACGAGATTCAGAGCTATCGGATCGATCCCGCCGAGTTTCACCGCCTGACCATGGAGTTCACCGAGGCGCACCAGATCGGGGAGATGGATGGTGTGCCGGTGGTTGCTCCGCCGCCAGGCAGCGACATCTACCTGGAGGGGCAGCAGTTCGCCTGGCGGCCGGTGGTGCAGCTCAAGCGCGGCGAGCAGTACCGGTTCCTGATCTCCTCGCGCGATGTGCAGCACGGCTTCTCGCTGGTGATGGAGCGCCACAGCGTCAACTTCCAGGTCTTGCCGGGGTTCGTCACCGCGATCCGCCTGACGCCCGAGCAGGTGGGCGAGTTCGCTGTCGTCTGTAACGAGTTCTGTGGCGCGGGTCACCACCTTATGACCGGCCGGATCATCGTGACCGACTAG
- a CDS encoding DUF5655 domain-containing protein, producing the protein MSIPGARDWREMTAWMAELLKRRTGDDVETWNARVRESGAHDEASLRAWLTEQGVTGYAQTLLVMERFGYPDFFLATADDLIAAHYADRPALRPILDAVLVRAGQLGEVKVQARKTFVALVTPRRTFAVVQPTTRRRVDLGLRLADPPLGGRLRAASSMGNGAMTARIGLESVEEVDDEVDEWLRRAYEENT; encoded by the coding sequence ATGAGCATTCCCGGCGCGCGTGATTGGCGCGAGATGACGGCATGGATGGCCGAGCTGCTGAAGCGGCGGACCGGTGACGACGTGGAGACGTGGAATGCCCGCGTGCGCGAATCCGGCGCGCACGACGAGGCGAGCCTGCGGGCGTGGCTCACCGAGCAGGGCGTAACCGGCTACGCGCAAACACTCCTGGTGATGGAGCGGTTCGGCTATCCTGACTTCTTCCTTGCCACGGCGGATGACCTGATTGCCGCGCATTACGCCGACCGACCCGCGCTTCGGCCGATCCTGGACGCCGTGCTCGTGCGGGCGGGGCAGCTTGGCGAGGTGAAGGTTCAGGCGCGCAAGACGTTTGTGGCTCTGGTCACGCCGCGCCGGACCTTCGCGGTGGTGCAACCCACGACCAGGCGGCGGGTGGATCTCGGGCTGCGACTCGCGGACCCGCCACTTGGCGGGCGCCTCCGCGCTGCCTCGAGCATGGGCAACGGCGCCATGACGGCGCGGATCGGCCTCGAATCGGTGGAGGAGGTCGACGACGAGGTCGACGAGTGGCTGCGGCGCGCCTACGAAGAAAACACCTGA
- a CDS encoding cupin domain-containing protein: MTDVRAVAWDDIPDEEVYPGITRQVIHGERQTLVRYVYQPGSVFPQHHHPQEQVTAVLSGRIEFDVAGTRRVFGPGEVAVIPGDVPHGAQVVGDEVVETLNALSPRRDESPGPDRS; this comes from the coding sequence ATGACGGACGTGCGCGCGGTGGCCTGGGACGACATCCCGGACGAGGAGGTCTACCCCGGGATCACCCGCCAGGTAATCCACGGCGAGCGGCAGACGCTGGTCCGCTACGTCTATCAGCCCGGCAGCGTCTTCCCCCAGCACCACCACCCGCAGGAGCAGGTCACCGCTGTGCTCAGCGGGCGGATCGAGTTCGACGTGGCCGGCACCCGGCGGGTGTTCGGCCCCGGCGAGGTCGCGGTCATCCCGGGGGATGTCCCCCACGGCGCTCAGGTCGTCGGTGACGAGGTGGTCGAGACGCTCAACGCCCTCAGTCCCCGCCGCGACGAGTCGCCCGGCCCAGACCGGAGCTAG
- a CDS encoding COX15/CtaA family protein codes for MSSTMVPRRFARLAIATAVAGYLLIVVGGTVRVTGAGMGCGPDWPLCNGQVIPEWDVLAWTEFIHRVVALAVILLTGLLAVQGWRLRRINPWFARLPLAAVGLVLVQASLGAITVFTHLDALVVTIHLGVALTYLAIGLGLALLAVAVNGERGESRIGRGARLGAWAPAAAAGVFAVMLTGAYTAKSGASIACTEWPLCGGAWVPTGWTPVDVHLTHRWTAVVAAVLVAVVGRHARRWRADAPMLATLGSTADLLMVVQILVGAANIWLDLAPVVRIAHLAIAALIWALLVLLVLLDRQPALAAAPLPRSAPAPSRA; via the coding sequence GTGTCCTCGACGATGGTCCCCCGACGCTTCGCCCGGCTGGCGATCGCCACCGCGGTCGCCGGCTATCTCCTGATCGTGGTCGGCGGCACGGTCCGCGTGACCGGTGCCGGAATGGGCTGCGGTCCCGACTGGCCGCTCTGCAATGGTCAGGTCATCCCGGAGTGGGATGTGCTGGCCTGGACTGAGTTCATCCACCGGGTGGTGGCGCTGGCGGTCATCCTGCTGACCGGGCTGCTCGCGGTGCAGGGCTGGCGGCTGCGGCGGATCAACCCCTGGTTCGCTCGCCTGCCGCTGGCTGCGGTCGGGCTGGTGCTGGTGCAGGCGTCGCTCGGCGCGATCACGGTGTTCACCCACCTGGACGCGCTGGTCGTCACGATCCACCTGGGGGTGGCACTCACGTATCTGGCGATCGGCCTGGGCCTCGCCCTGCTCGCGGTGGCGGTGAACGGCGAGCGTGGGGAGTCTCGCATCGGGCGCGGCGCGCGGCTCGGTGCCTGGGCACCCGCCGCTGCCGCCGGCGTCTTCGCGGTGATGCTGACCGGGGCGTACACCGCCAAGAGCGGCGCCAGCATCGCCTGCACCGAGTGGCCGCTCTGCGGCGGGGCGTGGGTGCCGACGGGCTGGACGCCGGTCGATGTCCACCTTACCCACCGGTGGACCGCGGTCGTGGCGGCCGTGCTGGTGGCGGTGGTGGGGCGGCACGCCCGGCGCTGGCGCGCGGACGCGCCGATGCTCGCGACGCTCGGCAGCACCGCCGACCTGTTGATGGTGGTGCAGATCCTGGTCGGGGCGGCCAATATCTGGCTCGACCTCGCACCAGTAGTGCGGATCGCCCACCTGGCGATTGCGGCGCTCATCTGGGCACTGCTGGTGCTGCTGGTGCTGCTGGATCGGCAACCGGCGCTGGCCGCCGCCCCGCTGCCGCGTTCGGCGCCCGCTCCATCCCGTGCCTGA
- a CDS encoding RNA polymerase sigma factor, whose product MAAAQVGMGTDLRQLPDDELVQRMREGQVEALEVLYDRYARVVFSFAVRIVGDGLLAEEVLQEAFMRSWQQAGRFEIARGSFPNWLLSITHNLAIDEIRKRQRRPQRADLVDIADVLRSEVDTTADVEETAEASELRERIRAAMATLPPAQQRVIELAYFEGLTQREIAALLNEPLGTIKTRMRLGMRKLKEVLGPQEEP is encoded by the coding sequence GTGGCGGCTGCACAGGTCGGCATGGGCACTGACCTGCGGCAACTCCCCGACGACGAGCTCGTCCAGCGCATGCGCGAGGGTCAGGTCGAAGCGCTGGAAGTGCTCTATGATCGGTATGCGCGGGTCGTCTTCTCCTTCGCGGTACGGATCGTCGGGGATGGACTGCTGGCTGAGGAGGTGCTCCAGGAGGCGTTCATGCGCTCCTGGCAGCAGGCGGGCCGCTTCGAGATCGCCAGAGGGAGCTTTCCGAACTGGCTCTTGAGCATCACCCACAACCTCGCCATCGATGAGATCCGCAAGCGTCAACGCCGGCCCCAGCGCGCTGATCTGGTGGATATCGCCGACGTGCTGCGCAGCGAGGTCGATACGACGGCGGATGTGGAGGAGACCGCCGAGGCGTCGGAGCTGCGGGAGCGCATCCGCGCCGCAATGGCCACGCTGCCTCCCGCGCAGCAGCGGGTGATCGAACTGGCCTACTTCGAGGGCCTGACCCAGCGCGAGATCGCGGCGCTGCTCAACGAGCCGCTGGGCACGATCAAGACCCGCATGCGTCTGGGGATGCGGAAGCTCAAGGAAGTGCTGGGCCCGCAGGAGGAGCCGTAG
- a CDS encoding TIGR03667 family PPOX class F420-dependent oxidoreductase, whose amino-acid sequence MLDTTTEWGRLVERRLREEEVIWLTTVRRDGQPQPIPVWFLWDGETILIYSRPDQQKVRNIRHNPKVSLHFNTDEYGDSVVRIDGVAEIVPDAPPVTEVPEMIEKYRDGIRRIGSDPESFARDYSVAIRVVPQRFYGW is encoded by the coding sequence ATGCTCGATACCACCACGGAGTGGGGACGGCTGGTCGAGCGGCGGCTGCGTGAGGAGGAGGTCATCTGGCTGACGACCGTCCGGCGCGATGGGCAGCCGCAGCCGATCCCCGTCTGGTTCCTGTGGGACGGCGAGACGATCCTCATCTACTCGCGGCCGGATCAGCAGAAGGTGCGCAACATCCGCCACAACCCAAAGGTGTCGCTGCACTTCAACACCGACGAGTACGGCGACAGCGTGGTGCGGATCGACGGCGTGGCGGAGATTGTGCCGGACGCGCCGCCCGTTACCGAGGTGCCGGAGATGATCGAGAAGTACCGGGACGGGATCCGGCGCATCGGCTCCGACCCTGAGTCGTTCGCCCGCGACTACTCGGTCGCCATCCGCGTCGTACCGCAGCGGTTCTACGGCTGGTAG
- a CDS encoding cbb3-type cytochrome c oxidase subunit I, whose protein sequence is MQTAISGLARRCGVTGLVIDRSAERLIKFHAVTAVLFLALGGILALLIALTRWQVVHLLPAKQFYAFLSAHGMVMLIFWILFFEMAGLVFGSTVLLSARMVVPRLGWVAYAMMLGGAVVATGLMLTDRATVMFTSYPPLQAPPLYYASVLVFAVGAILGVVHFFINVLAARMRGDVGSLPLFTFALAGAGIIALWSLISGAAALLPAFLWSAGVIDSIDPGVYRLLYWGLGHGAQQVNLAAMVAVWYGLASLMTGGRPLNEGLSRFAIVLYIFFINMGAMHHLLVDPGLTPWLRNINTSYFMYLAVLGSLIHGFSIPASVELGMRTQGHRRGLFGWLRRAPWGEPGFAALAVSLFLFGVMGGISGVIIGGPQVNMIVHNTLLSPAHFHMTVVAGTTIAFMGLAYYLVPLIFQRQLVLRGWARYQPYLYGAGMVVWGIGTGLAGHWGVPRRHWDITFDRVSTLPTQIFQTTEVDVFMALLGIGAVIAVIGGAMFVTIIVATVALGQRTATPDLGRVMANAFSSAPAVAGASGEEGEAPAPAHGAFEAPGALVLSLAFLTLFVLLYGFSWFELSTVPWQVR, encoded by the coding sequence ATGCAGACGGCAATATCAGGCCTGGCGCGCCGCTGTGGGGTCACCGGTCTCGTGATCGACCGGTCGGCCGAGCGGCTGATTAAGTTCCACGCGGTGACCGCGGTCCTCTTCCTGGCGCTCGGCGGCATACTGGCGCTGCTGATCGCGCTGACCCGTTGGCAGGTGGTCCATCTCCTGCCGGCCAAGCAGTTCTACGCCTTCCTCTCCGCGCACGGCATGGTCATGCTGATCTTCTGGATCCTCTTCTTCGAGATGGCCGGCCTCGTCTTCGGCAGCACGGTGCTGCTGAGTGCGCGGATGGTGGTACCTCGGCTCGGCTGGGTGGCCTACGCCATGATGCTGGGTGGCGCGGTGGTCGCCACCGGGCTGATGCTGACCGACCGGGCGACGGTGATGTTTACCTCCTACCCACCGCTTCAGGCTCCGCCTCTCTACTACGCGTCGGTCCTGGTCTTCGCGGTGGGGGCAATCCTGGGGGTAGTTCACTTCTTCATCAACGTCCTCGCCGCGCGGATGCGGGGGGATGTCGGCTCACTGCCGCTCTTCACCTTCGCGCTGGCGGGGGCGGGGATCATCGCGCTCTGGAGCCTGATCTCCGGTGCCGCGGCGCTGCTGCCGGCCTTCCTCTGGTCGGCGGGTGTGATCGACTCGATCGACCCAGGCGTCTACCGGCTCCTCTACTGGGGGCTGGGGCACGGGGCGCAGCAGGTCAACCTGGCGGCGATGGTGGCGGTCTGGTACGGGCTCGCGAGCCTGATGACCGGCGGCCGCCCCCTCAACGAGGGCCTGAGTCGCTTCGCGATCGTCCTCTACATCTTCTTCATCAACATGGGGGCGATGCACCACCTGCTGGTCGACCCGGGCCTGACCCCGTGGCTGCGCAACATCAACACCAGCTACTTCATGTACCTCGCCGTACTCGGGAGCCTGATCCATGGCTTCAGCATTCCCGCCTCGGTCGAGCTGGGGATGCGGACACAGGGGCACCGACGGGGTCTGTTCGGCTGGCTGCGGCGGGCGCCCTGGGGGGAGCCGGGCTTCGCCGCGCTCGCGGTGAGCCTGTTCCTCTTCGGGGTCATGGGTGGCATCAGCGGGGTGATCATCGGCGGGCCGCAGGTGAACATGATCGTGCACAACACGCTGCTGTCGCCCGCGCACTTCCATATGACGGTGGTGGCGGGCACGACGATCGCCTTCATGGGGCTCGCCTACTACCTCGTGCCGCTGATCTTCCAGCGGCAACTCGTGCTGCGGGGCTGGGCCCGGTACCAGCCGTATCTCTATGGCGCGGGCATGGTCGTCTGGGGGATCGGGACCGGGCTGGCGGGGCACTGGGGCGTGCCGCGGCGGCACTGGGACATCACCTTCGATCGGGTCTCGACGCTCCCCACCCAGATCTTCCAGACGACCGAGGTGGATGTCTTCATGGCACTGCTGGGGATCGGCGCGGTGATTGCGGTGATCGGCGGCGCGATGTTCGTGACGATTATCGTCGCCACCGTCGCACTTGGGCAGCGCACCGCGACGCCAGACCTGGGGCGGGTTATGGCGAACGCGTTCTCGTCGGCGCCGGCCGTGGCCGGAGCCTCCGGTGAGGAGGGGGAGGCTCCGGCGCCCGCCCACGGCGCGTTCGAGGCGCCGGGCGCGCTGGTGCTGTCCCTGGCGTTCTTGACGCTGTTCGTGTTGCTGTACGGCTTCTCCTGGTTTGAGTTGAGCACCGTGCCCTGGCAGGTGCGCTAG
- the trpS gene encoding tryptophan--tRNA ligase, translated as MVEQATTASRETADAPQQRPRVFSGIQPTGGIHIGNYLGAIRNWVRQQDDYDNVFCIVDLHAMTIPYDPADLRARNLELASVLLAAGIDPARSILFIQSDVREHTELAWILGTLATYGELRRMTQFKEKSKGSERVGAGILFYPVLQAADILLYDAALVPVGEDQKQHIELTRDVAIRFNNTFGETFVVPDADIKEAGARIMSLQDPTKKMSKSDPDPNSRIELRDSPDVIRRKIRRAVTDSGTEIRFDEEGKPAISNLLTIYHLFSDIPIPELEERYVGKGYGTFKQDLAEVIVEHLAPLQQRLDELSAQPAEVVRILHEGAARAREIAAAKMERVRDVTGLGLPPL; from the coding sequence ATGGTCGAACAGGCCACCACCGCTAGCCGGGAGACCGCGGACGCGCCGCAGCAGCGCCCGCGCGTTTTCTCCGGCATCCAGCCCACGGGCGGCATTCACATCGGGAACTACCTGGGGGCGATCCGCAACTGGGTCCGCCAGCAGGACGACTACGACAACGTCTTCTGCATCGTCGACCTGCACGCGATGACCATCCCCTACGACCCGGCCGACCTCCGGGCACGCAATCTCGAGCTGGCCAGCGTGCTCCTGGCTGCCGGGATCGACCCCGCGCGCTCGATCCTCTTCATCCAGTCCGACGTGCGCGAGCACACCGAGCTGGCGTGGATTCTCGGCACCCTGGCCACCTACGGTGAGCTGCGCCGCATGACGCAGTTCAAGGAGAAGTCGAAGGGGAGCGAGCGCGTCGGCGCCGGTATCCTCTTCTACCCCGTGCTCCAGGCAGCCGACATCTTGCTCTACGACGCGGCGCTGGTGCCGGTGGGTGAGGACCAGAAGCAGCACATCGAATTGACGCGCGACGTGGCCATCCGCTTCAACAACACCTTCGGCGAGACCTTCGTCGTGCCCGACGCCGACATCAAAGAGGCCGGGGCCCGCATCATGTCGCTCCAGGACCCGACCAAGAAGATGAGCAAGAGCGATCCGGACCCCAACAGTCGTATCGAACTGCGCGACAGCCCGGATGTGATCCGGCGCAAGATCCGCCGCGCCGTGACCGACTCCGGCACCGAGATCCGGTTCGACGAGGAAGGGAAGCCCGCCATCTCCAACCTGCTCACCATCTACCACCTCTTCTCGGACATCCCCATCCCCGAGCTGGAGGAGCGCTACGTGGGGAAGGGCTACGGGACCTTCAAGCAGGATCTCGCCGAGGTCATCGTCGAGCACCTGGCGCCGCTCCAGCAGCGGCTGGACGAGCTGAGCGCCCAGCCGGCCGAGGTGGTGCGGATCCTGCACGAGGGTGCCGCACGGGCGCGGGAGATCGCCGCGGCGAAGATGGAGCGCGTCCGCGACGTCACCGGGCTTGGCTTGCCGCCGCTCTAA